AAATAATCCGGGGCAAAAACAACGTCGGCGTCGGTGAACAACAGCCAGGGAGTATTGGCGGCTTCAGCCCCAATTTGACGCGCCTCGGCAATTTTGGCGGAACTGGAAATGACCCGCGTCCGGGAGGGCCGAGTTTTCCGGATCAACTCAGGGGTTTCGTCGTCGCTGGCGTCTACCACAATGAGCGACACAGCGGAATGCAGCGATTGCAAAAAAACGGGTATATTATGCGCCTCATTACGGGTAGGGACAACAACGGTTACAGCCTGGAGTTCCATTGGCCCTCACTTTAATATGGAATATGCACTGCCATCGCTAAAGTTTAGGGCTTGCAAGTTAAGAGTCTTTTAAGACCTTATTAACAACCTGTTAAAACTATGTAAATCTTGCATGATGTTTTTGGGGAGGTACAGAGGCTTACTACCAAAGATTGTTCATTAGCCAACATATTAAAAAGGGTTTACTCAAGGTTAACGAATTATTAACACGACCTTAAAACCAACTTAAACTACAAGGCTTACCCTTTGCCCGGATTATGCTGCTGGTAAAGAGGAGATTATGTGGAATAAGGCCGACCTG
This genomic stretch from Anaerolineae bacterium harbors:
- a CDS encoding glycosyltransferase family 2 protein codes for the protein MELQAVTVVVPTRNEAHNIPVFLQSLHSAVSLIVVDASDDETPELIRKTRPSRTRVISSSAKIAEARQIGAEAANTPWLLFTDADVVFAPDYFDQLRAYHHAFDSLYGPKLSQGQYRGYYRRFSYGQQLLHNLGIPAVSGSNHLVNRQVFLDIGGY